Below is a genomic region from Spirosoma radiotolerans.
GGAAAGCTAGTCATATAGGGTATTGTGGGTTATCAAGTAACCTATAACCTAAAAAAGACAGGCCGTTCCCTAAATTTCCGTAGTCACATTTGGGAGAATAACAGTTTAGTAACAAACATTGCGTCAAATTAACTCAATAAATATGCGAACATTTATCCAACAACACCCTATGAGGATGCTGGCTGGACTCGTGTTGCTAGGTTTTGCAATACCTTCTGTTAGCCTTGCTCAACAGGCTGACACAGTCCGGGTTCAACCCGCTACAACAACCGCACCGAGCGGCAATTATGTACGAGAGAACATCTATCGTCTGGGTAAAGGTGTTTACACCGATACCCTGCGTAGAGGTGATTTCAAAGCACAAGCCAGTGATGTTGCTGAGCTGGATGATTGTGATACAACCTTCCAAACGTTCATCCTAGTACGGCGCTTATCGCCCTGGCGGGTTGGCTTATATGCCGGTCCTAACTTCGCCTATTGCGGAACGTGGGAGAACACGTTTGGTCCTAACAAGCGGGACAACACCCTTTACAATGGCGCAGGCTTCAACATCACGGGTAACATCGATTACTTCTTAACCCCAGCTACCCGTCGGCTTCGGTTTGGCTTAGGGGCTGCTTTCGGTTATCAGAACTACATTACACGTAGTATTTACACAGATTATCTGTATGGATTGGCCGCAGCTCGCGGGTTTACCAGAGATCAGGTAACCATTCGTCAACGGGCTTCGGAAGATATGTTCCTGACGGTTGGGCCTGTACTGACGTTTACGCTGGCTCGTAGCCGTCGTAATCCTGATGCGACAACGTTCATCGAGTTAGGCGCCCGTGGCGGTTTGTTCCGTACGGAAGCGGCTACAATCGCTGCTTATACGCCATCGACGCTGTCATTGCCAGCTGTCTCTTCGTTTGTCGGTGGGGGTGGTTTGATTCGCTCGGTTAACCCTAGCCCTAGTTTATACCACTTGGGTGCTTTAGGTTCGGTAGCTGTTTTCTTCCCACTGCGCAATAACTGGAACATCGGTGTTCAGGGTCAGGGCTTTATCACCCAGTTGAACTACCTGATCATCAACGGTATCGACGATCAAGTGTATGAGTTCAAGCGCAAGCACGGTGGTTTTAACGTTGGTCTGGCTGTTCGGAAAGGATTTGTTCAGAAGAAGCTTATTCCTAAAGCTCCTGTTACCTGCCCAACCTGCGAACAGGTTCCTGAGTTGAACGTACGTTTCAACGGTGCTTCTCTGAAAGGTGCATCGCTATCATTTGTTGACAGCACAAACGCACAACAGTCGGCTCCTGTAAACACAGCTGCAACGGCTCCTGTTATCAGCTGGCGTAGCACAACCCCGAACCCAAAGAACGAAACGTTCACGGCTCGTTTGTACTACCGTGCAGATTCAGTAGTGGCTGGCGCAACGGATCAAGTGATTGCTCAGCTGGAAAACACAACCGATACAACACTTGCTTTTCCAACTGCTTACTTCTCGAACGGTCAGGTAAATCCTGGTTTCTACTACGTAACGGTTCACAACAAGCAGGTCGCAAAATGTGGTACATGTATGAGCGAGGTTGCTACAACGAGCTTCGCCAGCATTCGCCCACGTAGCAAAGTTGTTGAATGTGAATACCGTCATAAACTTGAGCGTCTGGAAGTTTATTATCGCACGCCATACACACGTGAAGTGGCTAACGTATGTTACTGTAATGGCACCGTTACCTCAGTGGGTGACACCGTTACACGCCTTCGTTACCGTGGCCTAAACCGTCAACTGGCGAACAGCACGGTTGAGTTTGACACAAACACGGTTATCCTGAACATTCGTGAATTGCCAGGTGGTTTAGCTCAACAGTTGCAAGCTGAGAAAGCGAAAATCGAAAGTGGTAACGCGATTCGCTACAAAGGCCGCCGGGTACGTCCGCAGGTTCAATACTTCCGCGCTGTATTTACTGTCACGAAACTGCCATGTAACGGTCAGCCTGAGCAAGCAGTGGGTAGCTTCAACACAACGATTAGCGACAATAGCTACTCGATCACTGACCTGAAGCCACTGACAGATGAGCAGAAAGCTAAGTTACTAGCTCCACCAGCACCCGCTAAAAAGAAAACTCGCCGGGCTGGTAACAGCGGTCGCCGGTCAGATGTACTCTTCGGTGTTGAATAAGGAAGTAGCACACAAATAAAAAAACCGGGGGCCAACGCTCCCGGTTTTTTTATTTGATAGAAACCCAGCTTCCTAAGCAGTGACCAACTAGATTTAACCAGCTAAAAAGCGCCCTACCAAATGCGACTTGTTTTACTAGTACTTACGTGTCAATGTCTCGTAACTATGCTTAATGCGCAACCTACCAATAGTCATGTACCAGCCGTGGCGGCTACCATGCAGACTTATTCTGTACGATTAAAGCCGGGTCAGGATTTAAAGAAATCACTGGAAATGGTCGTTCAGCAGGAACGGATCAGCGCTGGTGCTGTGCTTACCTGCGTCGGTAGTTTAACGGATGTGACATTGCGCCTGGCTAACCAGGAAACGGCCAGCGTTTGGAAGGGACATTTTGAAATTGTATCACTTGTTGGTACGTTGTCAGTCAATGGAAGCCACGTCCATTTATCAGTCTCTGACTCAACGGGCCGAACCATTGGAGGACATTTATTGGACGGCTGTATTATTTATACGACGGCCGAATTAGTTATTGGTGTTATGCCTGAGCTCATCTACGCCCGGGAACCTGACCCTACCTTTGGCTATAAAGAGCTGGTGATTCGAAAAAAGCAGAAGAAATAACCAAAAGAGCCACCCTACTGAGGGTGGCTCTTTTAAATTACGGTAAAAAATAGGACTAGTTGCGCTTACTCATCTCATCGCGAATTTTAGCGGCTCTCTCGTATTCTTCGTTGCCAAGGGCCTCTTCGAGCATACGCTGTAGCTCTTCCGAAGATGCGTTCTTTAGCTGATCGCCAAAAGATCGTGTCGATGGCTTATTCGACGAACGAACCAGCTCTTCCTGCTCTTCTTCCTCATCGTTGCCTGTGGCTGTAATACCAGCCTCTGACAGGATGGACTCATTCGTATATATAGGTACATCGAACCTGATGCCAATGGCTATAGCGTCGGATGGCCGAGCGTCAATAACGGATTCACGAACACCATCGAAACAGACGATTTTGGCAAAGAAGATGCCTTCTCGTAAGTCGGAGATCATAATTTCACGAACGGTAAATTTGAATTGTTCGGCAAATTGCTTGAACAAATCGTGCGTCATGGGCCTGTTGGGCACAATCTTTTCGATTTCTATAGCAATGGCCTGCGCTTCAAACATACCAATGATGATTGGCAATCGTCGGTTGCCATATTCTTCGCCTAATACCAATGCAAACGAACCTGATTGCGATTGGCTGGGCGACAGTCCTAATATTTCCAGCTTAATCTTATCCACGGTGCGAAATTAACAAAAAGTCGTAAGTAATAACGGGGACACCTCTTGGTCAGTAAGCCGTAAGTAAAAAAATATTCAGTCGTTTACGACTTACTATCCCGTTACTTACACCTTTTACAAGGCTTGCACGGCTTTTGTCAGACGCGGAAGTATGTCGAAAACATCTCCAACAATACCATAATCCGCCGACTTAAAGAACGGTGCGTCAGCATCCTTGTTGATAACAACAATCACCTTCGATGAGTTTACACCGGCCAGGTGTTGGATAGCGCCGGAAATGCCGCAGGCAATGTACAAATTGGGGCTAATTTTAATCCCTGTCTGGCCTACGTGCTCAGAGTGAGGCCGCCAATCGAGGTCTGAAACCGGTTTCGAGCAGGCCGTGGCTGCATGCAGGGCTTTCGCCAGATCTTCAACAATACCCCAGTTCTCGGGGCCCTTTAAGCCACGACCGGCCGAGACAACCAAGTCTGCTTCCGGTAATAAGATATCCCCCGACGATTTTTCGGTGTTTTTTACCGAAATAACGAAATCGGCATCATTCAGGATGGGGGCGAAAGCCTCTACAGAAGCGGTAGCGTCTTCCTCTTCCGGAGTGATTGTATTCTTCTTGATAGCCAGGATTTTTACATCCGCTTTCAGATCATTATAAGCAAATGCCTTACCCGTATAGATGCTGCTTTTGACCTGAAAACCGTTGGATAAGTTAGGTAACTCGATCACGTTGGCCGCTAGTCCGGCTTTCAGTTTACCGGCTAACCGGGCGGTCATGGCATCGGCCAGCGATGATTTGGCCAGTACAATCACTTTACTACCTTCCTGCTGGGCGGCTGCCGCCACTACGGTAGCGTAAGCCATGCCATTGGGTTCGGTCAATTTGGCATCAGCGGCATGGAGCACTTTGGTTGCTCCGAACCGACCAGCTGAAGCCAGTTCGGCGTCATCAGCCGGGCCAATAATAACGGCAGTAGCTGAAGTACCCGTCATTTCGGCCACTTTAGTGCCATAGAAAATAGCCTCCTGCGAGGATTTCTTGATCTTACCTTCGTCTAATTCTGCAAATATGAGGACAGACATAAAAGATTTTTCGGTTTATGGTTTTTCAGTCTTCGGGTTTCAAGCTTGTAGCATGAGTCGTAAACCAAAAACCAAGTACAATTAAATGACTTTGGCTTCAGTATGGAGGAGCTGAATAAGCGTTTCGGCCGAATCAGCGGGAATCATTTTAACGGCACCCCGTGGAGCGGGCAGTTCATAGCTCGCAACGGTGGTTAGTTTGTCTGTACCCGTTGGCTCAACTACTTTGAGCGGTTTGGTCCGGGCGGTCATAATACCGCGCATGTTCGGAATTTTCCATTCGGCAATGGGTTCCTGACAACCGAGTACGAGTGGTAATTTCGCTTCCAGGCTTTCTTTACCGCCTTCGATCTCGCGAGTGATTTTGGCCGTGTCACCGTCCAGGTCGAGTAGCATAACGGGAGAAATGGAGGGAATACCCAGCATTTCGCCAACGATACCGTGAACTTGACCGCCATTATAGTCGATGGATTCGCGCCCCATCAGAATCAGGTCATAGCTGTTTTCTTTGGCAATAGCGGCAATTTGCTCGGCTACAAAATAAGCGTCGGTTGGCTCGGCATTGATGCGAATGGCATCATCGGCACCAATGGCCAGGCATTTACGAATAACGGGCTCGGAATCAGCTTCCCCAACGTTTAATACGGTAATGGTAGCGCCTGTCTTTTCTTTTAATTCGACAGCCCTTGCCAGCGCATAGTCATCGTAAGGGCCCGTAATAAACGTTACCCCCGCTTTATTGAGCTTGGTGTTATTGTCCGTAAAGGCAATTTTGGTGGTGGTGTCCGGCACACTCGTCACACACACTAAAATTTTCATGCTTATTGGGGTTTTATGGTTGTTATCGTGCTACGTAGCCCGTAAGTAATGTCTGCTCCCTTAAGCAGACATGGATACTGTTCGCTACGCATGAATCCTTACTTTTACGACTCAAAAGTACAAATAGTCTTAAATAAAAGTATGCATGCATACTAATTTTCTTGCACGTATGAATAACGAACGCATCCAACAATTAATTCGATTTGTACAGGAAGAACCGAATGATCCATTCAACATCTATGCGTTGGCTATGGAATACATGAGTAATCAGCCTGCTCAGGCCCGGATTTACTTCGATCAACTGCTAGCCGACCATCCGGATTATTTGCCAACCTATTACCATGCAGCCGCTCTTTACGCCGACCTCGATGAGCGGGAGCGGGCAGCGGAGTTATACGATAAGGGAATTTTGCTGGCTAAAGCGCGGAAGAATCAGAAAACGCTTCAGGAACTGGAGCGCGCGCGACAGGCCTTTGAGGATGACGACGATGACTGGTGATTATATCGTCACGGTCAAATGTTCTGAATAAGCAATCACCAGTTAACGGCGTGGGCGGCCTTGTCGTTGTTGCACTAACTCCTGCTTGAAAAGTAAGGGTACGTTTGCCTGCTCCGGTATAGTATAATTGACGGCCAGGTAACGGGCATTGGCTACTTTAGGCAAATATACAAAGCCCCGTACCGATTCGCCGGGAGCGAGTGTATTGGCCTTCAGTGCCAGTTCGCGCCAGCGGTATTCTTCATAATCATAGCGCTGCATCCGGTTGGCAAAGGTGCTGTAGTCGATAATCCGTTTGGCAGCCAGACCCTGGTAGGCAATTCCATGCGCTACCTGATTTGTGGCATACTCGCGGTAGGAGCGGCTATTGGAGGAGGACGAGACATCGCTGGCAATGACCGCAACCATCAGAATGGTATTCAGAACTTTGGCTTTTTTCAGGCGTTTCTCTTCCTGTTTCCGCTTAAAGCCTACACGGCCTGCTTCGTAGGCAGGGTCAGCAGCTGCCCGTGAGAGGGCAAGGCTTGCATTGGTCGGTTCTGGAAGTGTGTCCTGAGCCGCACCGAGCGCCGTGAAGTGGAAATCGGATGGGTTGACGTCGATGGCGTGATCAGTACGGTTTTTGACCTCAATGTCGAGGGTAACAAATTCCAGGTCTTCCCGCTCAAAAGAAGCGACGACACCCACGCCATTCTGTTGCGCTTTCGTAACTGGTCTTCCTTCAATCATGGCCACATCGCCGGAAACGGGTTCAAGCCGATAGGTGGTTGTAAGCGTTGGCGCACAACTACTTATCGCAACGGCTAGCAGGCTGGTTACCAGTGTATAGGTCAGAACGGAAAAAGCTTTCATACACAAACAGATTAATGCCGGATAGTTCAGTTAATGGATGTAAAGTTACATAAGTAGCGAATTCAATTGTGTTAAAGACCAGTTAGTTTATTGGACGGATAACGGATCGCGGCTGCTCGGTTAATTTCTCTTCCTTAGCCGCTAATTTTTGCTGGAATCGTTCTGAAAAATACCATTCCTTTGTATTGTTTAAGTTAATAAAGTAGCCTGACGACTGGCCCCTAATTTAGAATGACTTGCTTATGAAAACTCTGGTTTGCGTTACACCCGGTCAGTTTGCCTACGAGCAGACGGAAGTGCCCATTCTGACACCGGGGAACGCTCTGCTAAAAATCAGACAGATAGGTGTTTGTGGAACGGACCTGCACGCTTTTGAGGGAACACAGCCTTATTTTAATTACCCGCGTATTTTAGGCCATGAATTAGCGGCAGAAGTGGTAGCCGTCGATGGGGCTCCAGACTTTGTGCCGGGCGAATCCGTTACCATTATTCCTTACCAGAACTGTACGCACTGCATCGCCTGCCGGTCGGGTAAACCAAATTGCTGCGTCTCCTTGAAGGTGGCTGGCGTTCATATAGACGGCGGTATGGTGGAATACCTCTCGGTGCCTTCCCGTTTGCTGGTACACGGCGAAGGGCTGGGTTTCGATGAACTGGCGTTGGTAGAACCGCTGGCCATCGGTGCCCACGGCGTTCGTCGGGCAGCGGTGCAGCCGCGTGAATTTGTCCTGGTGGTTGGGGCAGGGCCCATCGGGCTAGGCATCATGGAGTTTGCCCGGATTGCCGGAGCGACCGTCATTGCCCTGGATATTAACGAAGCCCGACTGACTTTCTGCCGCGAGAAACTGAACGTTCCCTTTACCATAAATGCTGCCAGCGCCAATGTTCACGAAGAGCTACGGAGTATTACCAACGGCGATATGCCCACTGTTGTGATTGACGCCACGGGGAGTTTGCGGGCCATGAATACGGCCTTTTCCTATCTGGCCCACGGTGGTCGGTATGTACTAGTTGGGTTGCAGAAGGGCGATATAAGCGTGAATCACCCTGAGTTTCATAAACGCGAAGCCACGCTGATGAGTAGCCGCAATGCCACCAAGGCGGATTTCGAACTAGTTATTTCGAGTATGAAAAGTGGGGCTGTCGATCCCACCACCTACATTACCCATCGCGTCAATTTTGATCAGGTGGGCGATGAGTTTGCCAACTGGCTCGATCCGGGCAACGGGGTCATTAAAGCAATGGTCATGATGTCCTGATTCTTGTCTAACACACTAAAGTAAACTCGTCTAAAACGGCTGTTCATCCGCCTGCTTACAACTGCGTTCGCCACAGCATAACCCGTTACCTGGCCACCTGCCCTGCCAGGCATCCGAAAAGCGACCGTCGATAAGCCTGAAGCCTATGACTTGCTGACAGCAGGATGTCAACGAGAATCGCAACGTCAAGAATGCGTCTCAGGGAAGTTGCATTGATCAAAAAATAAACCAACCGACCACGATGGGGTTGATACTAATGCTGCACCACCACGCTGCATTAGTATCAACCTCAATCCTTACCATGGAACAATCCACAAAACCGCATCAGGCTGAACGGGGGCAAAAAACAACCTTAATCGGGATTGGCGTTAATATTGGGCTGGTTTTAGTGAAAGGAGTGGCCGGATGGCTGGGGAATTCGTACGCCCTGGTGGCCGACGCGATGGAGTCGGGTACGGACATCGTTACCTCAATCTTTGTCTGGTTTGGCCTCCGCACGGCGTCGAAGGCTCCTGACCAGGATCATCCCTATGGCCATGGAAAAGCTGAACCGCTGGCTGCCCTTGTTGTAGCACTGGCCCTGGTGGGAGCTGCCATCCTGATTGCGGTGCAGAGCATTCGTAATATTCAGGTTCCTCATGAGATACCCGCGCCCTTTACACTGGCTGTCCTGGCAGGGGTGGTTCTGGTGAAGGAAGTCTTATTTCGGCGGATTGCAAAAGTGGGCGCCGAAACCGATAGTAGCGCCGTGAAAGCGGATGCTTGGCACCACCGTAGCGATGCCATTACATCCCTCACGGCTTTTGTGGGCATTAGTATCGCGCTGATTGGCGGTCCTGGCTACGAAAGTGCCGACGATTGGGCGGCTCTGCTGGCTTCGGTCGTGATTGTCTACAACGCGTATCTGATCTTCCGGCCTTCGTTTGGCGAAATTATGGATGAAACACCCGCTGGCGACTGGCAAAATGAGCTCAGAGCGCTGGCGCTAACTGTTCCGCAGGTTAAGGGAATCGACAAGTATCGGGTTCGGAAAACGGGCTTTGAGTATTTTGTCGATCTGCATGTGCTAGTGCCGGGTGAGCTGACGGTCAAGCAGGGGCACGACATCGCCCATGCCGTTAAAGCGGCTATTCTTCGGGAGAAACCTTCCGTTTATGATGTGCTTGTGCATATTGAGCCTGTTTGATGACTTTCTGACACAGGGAATGGACCTAAATGGTTGGAGGCTAGAACTAACCTGCCTGGACACAAATTCTTAATACATTTTGTTGAAAGGCTGATCGACATACGATTACCTTTGGGAAGAGACACTTTGAAACGCCAGTTCATGTCAGCGTTCAGGGAGGCTCGGTACCGAACTATGAAGCACCTTTTACACTTTCTCCTTCTTTTTACCTGTTTCCACGTATCGGCTCAGCCAAAACCCAAAACGTACACTACTCTACAGGTACCGGGGCGGGCAGAGTTTTGCAGAATAGATACAGGCGGCCGGTCTGTATTACCCAGTGGCCGCTATGTCACACCGGCTGGAAAAACCATACGCATCACCAATGACCCCTTCGGCCTAGCGCTATCTCCCAATGGCCAACGGGCCGTGTCGCTACACGATGGTGTTCTGACGGTCGTCAAGTTAAAGGAGCTGGCGGCTACCCGTATTCCTGATTATGCCGGTAAAATTCCCGCTGCGCTGAAAGAAGGTTCCTTTCTGGGCGTAGCCTTCGCTCCCGATAACCGCACCGTTTACTTAAGCAATGGCGACAAAGGGCGGGTACTTATTTTCGACACCGACCAACACCAAACCATCGACAGTGTCGCCCTTGATGGCAATGGCTATACGGACAGTTTCACCTCCGACTTGCTCTTGAACGGGAGCGAACTACTGGTGCTGGACCGGGCTAATTTCCGGCTCGTACGCATCGACCTGTCGACAAAGCGAATCACCGCTTCGATCCCAACGGGCCGACAGCCGTTTGGGCTGGCCATCAGTCCGGATAAGAAGCTGGCGTTTGTGGCCAACGTTGGGCTCTATGCGTACCCCAAAGTGCCGGGCGTAACCAAGACGAACAAAGACACAATGGCGCTCAAATTTCCTCCTTACGCTGCTCATACCAAAGAATCTGCCGAGGGAGTGGAAGTAGAAGGACGCCGGATTCCGGGCTTGGGAAGCCCATTGGTCGATGAAGCGATGAGCGTCTGGACTGTTGACCTGAACACCAGTAAGGTGGTGAGTAAAGTAAAAACCGGTGTGCAGATTGGGGAAATGATTGAGGAAGCTGAAGTGGTTGGGGGCGCATCGCCTAATTCGGTGGTCGTTGGGAGCCGGTACGCTTATGTGTCCAATGCCACAAACGATAACATTTCGATCATTGACTACAAATCGGTTGGCCGGGGCGGTAAAAAGCTGGCGGGCACGATTCAACTCCGAGTCAAGTCAACTTTGGATCGCTACCGGGGGCTGATGCCTTTTGGAATGGCCTTGACCAACGACGAAAAAACCTTATACGTGACCTTGCTGGCCTTCAACGCTGTGGCCGTGGTGGATGTGCCCACGCGTACGGTTCGGGGCCTTATCCCAACCGGTTGGGGACCCACCCGCGTAGCCTTATCGCCCAGCGCCGGACCTGAGCAAATGCTGTATGTGACCTCGGCCCGGGGTTATGGCGCAGGTCCTAACGGTGGCGCTACCTTTGTGAAGCCCCCACAGGGGACATACATCGGTGATATTCAGCTGGGAACGTTTCAGGCAATTCCCGTACCCGACGCAGCCCAACTGGCGATTTATACGAAGCAGGTGCTGGACAACACCTACCAGCCGGTTATGGTAACGGATGATGGCCGTAATCCACTACCTGTGTTACCGAAAACGCGACAGTCGCCCATAAAGCACATCGTTTACATTACAAAAGAGAATCGGACGTACGATGAAGTGCTGGGCCAGCTACCAAGTGCCAACGGTGATTCGACACTGGCGCGGTTTGGGGTAGGAGTGACCATCAAAAGCCGCATCTCGACCAGCCGGGGAACCAGCGGCCGAACGACGGATCGGCCGGGCGATACGGTACGCGTGACCAATGCCGATATTATGCCCAATCACGTACGCGTTGCCAAACAGTTTGCGTTTTCGGATAATTTTTACTGCGATTCTGACGCCAGCATTCACGGCCACCACTGGATGCTGGGGACCATTCCCAACGAATGGGTAGAGGCCAATGCTGCTTCGGCGGGACGCTTCGACCCGGATTCCAAAGCGCCGGGTCGGCGGTTTCCTAAAGCGTCCGGGGCCATAGACCCCGAAGATTACAACGAGATTGGCGGGTTGTGGGAAGCCTTTGAGCGAAACAAGGTATCGCTGTATAACTTCGGGCAGGCCAACGAATATGCCGGAAACGTGGAGGAGTGGACAACCACGCAGTTTGGAGCGGCTCAGTCGGTGGTATTTCCCATGCCGAAAGCCGTGTATCCGCACACCTCACGCGATTTTGCGGGCTACAATACCAATGTGCCCGATCAGTATCGGATAGAGCAGTTTGAGCGGGAGTTCACCGCCAAGTGGATCAAAGGAAAGCAAACGATGCCGCAATTTGTGACGATGCAGATACCCAACGATCACGGGGCCGGGCCACGTCCTGACTTTGCTTATCCGTACCTGCACTCCTACATGGCTGATAATGATCTGGCCGTTGGCCGGGTGCTGCATTTCCTGTCGCGTACAAAATACTGGAAAAACATGCTCGTCATCATCACCGAAGATGACCCGCAGGGGGGCGTCGACCACATCGATGCGCACCGATCGGTGCTGCTACTGGCCGGGCCGTACGTCAAACGCGGGTATGTGTCGCATACACACGCCAACTTCGGATCTGTTCTGAAAATGATGTACAATATACTCGGTGTACCATACGTAAATCAATACGATCAAACGGCCTCGCTGCTTCAGGACTTTTTTACGGACAAACCTGATTTTAGACCTTACGACGCGGTACTGCCCGATGTCCGGGTGTTCGACCCGAAGGCGGCCATGAAACCGTACAAGAAAACAT
It encodes:
- a CDS encoding PPC domain-containing DNA-binding protein, encoding MLNAQPTNSHVPAVAATMQTYSVRLKPGQDLKKSLEMVVQQERISAGAVLTCVGSLTDVTLRLANQETASVWKGHFEIVSLVGTLSVNGSHVHLSVSDSTGRTIGGHLLDGCIIYTTAELVIGVMPELIYAREPDPTFGYKELVIRKKQKK
- a CDS encoding bifunctional nuclease family protein — encoded protein: MDKIKLEILGLSPSQSQSGSFALVLGEEYGNRRLPIIIGMFEAQAIAIEIEKIVPNRPMTHDLFKQFAEQFKFTVREIMISDLREGIFFAKIVCFDGVRESVIDARPSDAIAIGIRFDVPIYTNESILSEAGITATGNDEEEEQEELVRSSNKPSTRSFGDQLKNASSEELQRMLEEALGNEEYERAAKIRDEMSKRN
- a CDS encoding electron transfer flavoprotein subunit alpha/FixB family protein, yielding MSVLIFAELDEGKIKKSSQEAIFYGTKVAEMTGTSATAVIIGPADDAELASAGRFGATKVLHAADAKLTEPNGMAYATVVAAAAQQEGSKVIVLAKSSLADAMTARLAGKLKAGLAANVIELPNLSNGFQVKSSIYTGKAFAYNDLKADVKILAIKKNTITPEEEDATASVEAFAPILNDADFVISVKNTEKSSGDILLPEADLVVSAGRGLKGPENWGIVEDLAKALHAATACSKPVSDLDWRPHSEHVGQTGIKISPNLYIACGISGAIQHLAGVNSSKVIVVINKDADAPFFKSADYGIVGDVFDILPRLTKAVQAL
- a CDS encoding electron transfer flavoprotein subunit beta/FixA family protein, with translation MKILVCVTSVPDTTTKIAFTDNNTKLNKAGVTFITGPYDDYALARAVELKEKTGATITVLNVGEADSEPVIRKCLAIGADDAIRINAEPTDAYFVAEQIAAIAKENSYDLILMGRESIDYNGGQVHGIVGEMLGIPSISPVMLLDLDGDTAKITREIEGGKESLEAKLPLVLGCQEPIAEWKIPNMRGIMTARTKPLKVVEPTGTDKLTTVASYELPAPRGAVKMIPADSAETLIQLLHTEAKVI
- a CDS encoding enzyme of heme biosynthesis, translating into MNNERIQQLIRFVQEEPNDPFNIYALAMEYMSNQPAQARIYFDQLLADHPDYLPTYYHAAALYADLDERERAAELYDKGILLAKARKNQKTLQELERARQAFEDDDDDW
- a CDS encoding zinc-binding alcohol dehydrogenase family protein — protein: MKTLVCVTPGQFAYEQTEVPILTPGNALLKIRQIGVCGTDLHAFEGTQPYFNYPRILGHELAAEVVAVDGAPDFVPGESVTIIPYQNCTHCIACRSGKPNCCVSLKVAGVHIDGGMVEYLSVPSRLLVHGEGLGFDELALVEPLAIGAHGVRRAAVQPREFVLVVGAGPIGLGIMEFARIAGATVIALDINEARLTFCREKLNVPFTINAASANVHEELRSITNGDMPTVVIDATGSLRAMNTAFSYLAHGGRYVLVGLQKGDISVNHPEFHKREATLMSSRNATKADFELVISSMKSGAVDPTTYITHRVNFDQVGDEFANWLDPGNGVIKAMVMMS
- a CDS encoding cation diffusion facilitator family transporter, whose translation is MEQSTKPHQAERGQKTTLIGIGVNIGLVLVKGVAGWLGNSYALVADAMESGTDIVTSIFVWFGLRTASKAPDQDHPYGHGKAEPLAALVVALALVGAAILIAVQSIRNIQVPHEIPAPFTLAVLAGVVLVKEVLFRRIAKVGAETDSSAVKADAWHHRSDAITSLTAFVGISIALIGGPGYESADDWAALLASVVIVYNAYLIFRPSFGEIMDETPAGDWQNELRALALTVPQVKGIDKYRVRKTGFEYFVDLHVLVPGELTVKQGHDIAHAVKAAILREKPSVYDVLVHIEPV
- a CDS encoding bifunctional YncE family protein/alkaline phosphatase family protein gives rise to the protein MKHLLHFLLLFTCFHVSAQPKPKTYTTLQVPGRAEFCRIDTGGRSVLPSGRYVTPAGKTIRITNDPFGLALSPNGQRAVSLHDGVLTVVKLKELAATRIPDYAGKIPAALKEGSFLGVAFAPDNRTVYLSNGDKGRVLIFDTDQHQTIDSVALDGNGYTDSFTSDLLLNGSELLVLDRANFRLVRIDLSTKRITASIPTGRQPFGLAISPDKKLAFVANVGLYAYPKVPGVTKTNKDTMALKFPPYAAHTKESAEGVEVEGRRIPGLGSPLVDEAMSVWTVDLNTSKVVSKVKTGVQIGEMIEEAEVVGGASPNSVVVGSRYAYVSNATNDNISIIDYKSVGRGGKKLAGTIQLRVKSTLDRYRGLMPFGMALTNDEKTLYVTLLAFNAVAVVDVPTRTVRGLIPTGWGPTRVALSPSAGPEQMLYVTSARGYGAGPNGGATFVKPPQGTYIGDIQLGTFQAIPVPDAAQLAIYTKQVLDNTYQPVMVTDDGRNPLPVLPKTRQSPIKHIVYITKENRTYDEVLGQLPSANGDSTLARFGVGVTIKSRISTSRGTSGRTTDRPGDTVRVTNADIMPNHVRVAKQFAFSDNFYCDSDASIHGHHWMLGTIPNEWVEANAASAGRFDPDSKAPGRRFPKASGAIDPEDYNEIGGLWEAFERNKVSLYNFGQANEYAGNVEEWTTTQFGAAQSVVFPMPKAVYPHTSRDFAGYNTNVPDQYRIEQFEREFTAKWIKGKQTMPQFVTMQIPNDHGAGPRPDFAYPYLHSYMADNDLAVGRVLHFLSRTKYWKNMLVIITEDDPQGGVDHIDAHRSVLLLAGPYVKRGYVSHTHANFGSVLKMMYNILGVPYVNQYDQTASLLQDFFTDKPDFRPYDAVLPDVRVFDPKAAMKPYKKTFDWRKIQKGPEMDDRADQRAEHYRQQDEK